From a single Tachypleus tridentatus isolate NWPU-2018 chromosome 6, ASM421037v1, whole genome shotgun sequence genomic region:
- the LOC143252510 gene encoding uncharacterized protein LOC143252510: MKRNLYLGLVFSLITDLAAEPVFPPQFNSCNCATYVDDGGEWIVNKNLVAKYVYPLEGLSCNQSGLLQCNNYCALQINNMTNGGDLDYTPPGSSASVGQVVCDLLARNITDAPIGLFISVCDMDDVYDTKLRSKQNLCCVNNKYTNCTIETIYGIYNS, from the exons ATGAAAAGGAACTTGTATTTGGGTTTGGTCTTCAG CTTAATAACAGATTTGGCTGCTGAACCTGTTTTCCCGCCACAATTCAACTCATGTAACTGCGCTACTTACGTCGATGACGGTGGAGAGTGGATTGTGAATAAGAATCTCGTTGCTAAATACGTTTATCCGCTAGAGGGACTCAGCTGTAACCAGTCAGGACTTCTGCAGTGCAATAATTACTGCGCGCTCCAG ATTAATAATATGACCAATGGCGGAGATTTAGATTACACCCCACCTGGAAGCTCAGCCTCAGTTGGACAAGTTGTGTGTGACCTTCTTGCAAGAAACATAACAGACGCTCCCATTGGTCTCTTCATCAGTGTGTGTGATATGGACGACGTCTATGATACAAAACTAAGATCTAAGCAAAACCTGTGTTGCGtaaataacaaatacacaaattGCACTATCGAAACTATTTACGGCATCTATAATTCATAG